A single window of Gadus morhua chromosome 22, gadMor3.0, whole genome shotgun sequence DNA harbors:
- the LOC115535832 gene encoding pentraxin fusion protein, with translation MKLIISMFVAAILLHEVEGCPLDSDLVELTPIKPLNLTAFTLCLSFATEQFEGTNEVILFDYYKDQPNELNVWRETDGRLKLSISGLAAYFKVPELGPLENQVCVAWESVTGRTTMYLNGRSAASQILRQGYRVQPGGRVVLGEYQGPTTKTIVTWKNFVGEFFEVYMWDRVLPRDAVQKLSTGKDFSDANVLNWATGRLITRTCRHPEIDYDIPSLLSHLVHQ, from the exons ATGAAGCTGATAATCTCCATGTTCGTTGCTGCCATATTGCTCCATGAAGTCGAAG GTTGTCCTCTAGACTCCGACCTCGTGGAGCTGACTCCCATCAAGCCACTCAACCTCACGGCCTTCACGCTGTGCCTGAGCTTCGCCACGGAGCAGTTTGAAGGAACGAACGAGGTCATCCTCTTCGACTACTACAAGGATCAACCCAACGAGCTCAACGTGTGGCGGGAGACGGACGGCAG GTTGAAGCTCAGCATAAGCGGACTGGCGGCTTACTTTAAAGTTCCTGAGCTGGGACCCCTGGagaaccaggtgtgtgtggccTGGGAGTCGGTGACGGGCCGGACCACCATGTACCTCAACGGCCGGAGCGCTGCGTCCCAGATCCTCCGGCAGGGCTACAGGGTGCAGCCGGGGGGCCGGGTTGTCCTGGGCGAGTACCAGGGCCCCACCACCAAGACCATCGTAACCTGGAAGAACTTTGTGGGGGAGTTCTTCGAGGTGTACATGTGGGACCGCGTTCTGCCTCGAGACGCAGTTCAGAAGCTGTCCACCGGGAAGGATTTCTCAGATGCCAACGTCCTTAACTGGGCGACGGGGAGACTAATAACCAGAACCTGCCGGCATCCTGAAATTGATTACGATATTCCCTCCCTGCTTTCTCACTTAGTTCACCAATAA